One Streptomyces lincolnensis genomic region harbors:
- a CDS encoding cupredoxin domain-containing protein, protein MRAARGAALSAVLALLALPLLSAGQASAATYRVTMKGYAFSPASLTVPAGSTVTWTNQDTAPHDVKTTSGPASIHSPMLDKGQSWSFTFTAGGSYGYYCTVHPDMTAGITVRAAAPTQHHTEAPAGSGSSGSSHTTMPEHHTTAPSRPPMSRMPSPTSPPASPTAPQAAAPQPSQPPSGSPQPAQPPQTVTTASASRPLDPLLVLAGLVAGVAVMCLLLVGSRAATARNAEDT, encoded by the coding sequence GTGAGGGCCGCCCGGGGTGCCGCCCTGTCGGCCGTGCTCGCGCTTCTCGCCCTGCCCTTGCTGTCGGCCGGCCAGGCGTCGGCGGCCACCTACCGGGTGACGATGAAGGGGTACGCCTTCTCGCCCGCGTCCCTGACCGTCCCGGCCGGTTCCACGGTGACCTGGACCAACCAGGACACGGCCCCGCACGACGTGAAGACCACCTCGGGACCGGCCTCGATCCACTCGCCCATGCTCGACAAGGGGCAGAGCTGGAGCTTCACGTTCACCGCGGGCGGGTCCTACGGCTACTACTGCACCGTCCACCCGGACATGACGGCCGGGATCACCGTCCGCGCGGCGGCTCCGACCCAACACCACACGGAGGCCCCGGCCGGCTCCGGTTCGTCGGGCTCCTCGCACACCACCATGCCCGAGCACCACACGACGGCGCCGAGCCGCCCGCCGATGAGCCGCATGCCGTCGCCGACCAGTCCGCCGGCGTCACCCACCGCCCCCCAGGCGGCCGCACCGCAGCCCTCGCAGCCGCCGTCCGGGTCACCGCAGCCCGCCCAGCCGCCCCAGACGGTGACGACCGCCTCGGCGAGCCGCCCGCTCGACCCGCTCCTCGTGCTGGCCGGCCTCGTCGCCGGCGTCGCGGTGATGTGCCTGCTCCTGGTGGGTTCACGAGCGGCGACGGCCAGGAACGCGGAGGACACCTAG
- a CDS encoding CGNR zinc finger domain-containing protein, with product MSERSPAPGGLALIESLANTLDIETGADALDTADGRARLGLTEEELPDARELRESLRAALLAHAGHPPHRTVTPLGELLAQAPLVVTVDPADGSAALAPSDAGPLLSRVAAAVAHALVEGTWTRLKACEATTCHWAYYDRSPAGRGRWCSMQVCGARAKMRRYRAAKD from the coding sequence ATGAGTGAGAGATCGCCCGCCCCCGGCGGACTCGCCCTGATCGAGTCCCTGGCGAACACGCTGGACATCGAGACCGGCGCCGACGCGCTGGACACGGCGGACGGGCGGGCGCGTCTCGGACTCACGGAGGAGGAGCTGCCGGACGCGCGCGAACTGCGGGAGTCCCTGCGCGCCGCCCTGCTCGCCCACGCCGGCCACCCGCCGCACCGCACGGTGACCCCGCTCGGGGAACTGCTCGCGCAGGCGCCTCTCGTCGTCACGGTCGACCCGGCCGACGGCTCGGCCGCCCTCGCCCCGTCCGACGCGGGGCCGCTGCTCTCCCGCGTGGCGGCGGCCGTCGCCCACGCCCTCGTCGAGGGCACCTGGACCCGCCTCAAGGCCTGTGAGGCCACCACCTGCCACTGGGCCTACTACGACCGCAGCCCCGCCGGCCGCGGCCGCTGGTGCTCCATGCAGGTCTGCGGAGCCCGCGCCAAGATGCGCCGCTACCGGGCGGCGAAGGACTGA
- a CDS encoding VOC family protein codes for MALAKLGAVVLDCPDPRALAGFYADVLGGTVEGEGEWVDLKLPDGGSLAFQAAAGFVPPRWPAADHSQQFHLDLTVEDLDAAEKEVLALGAKPLEAGDHSRTFRVYADPAGHPFCLCAC; via the coding sequence ATGGCTCTCGCCAAGCTGGGTGCCGTCGTCCTGGACTGTCCCGACCCGCGCGCCCTCGCCGGTTTCTACGCCGACGTGCTCGGCGGCACCGTCGAGGGCGAGGGGGAGTGGGTGGACCTGAAACTGCCCGACGGAGGGTCGCTGGCGTTCCAGGCCGCCGCCGGATTCGTACCGCCGCGATGGCCCGCGGCCGACCACTCGCAGCAGTTCCATCTGGACCTGACCGTCGAGGACCTGGACGCGGCGGAGAAGGAGGTCCTGGCGCTCGGCGCGAAGCCGCTGGAGGCGGGGGACCACTCCCGGACCTTCCGGGTTTACGCGGATCCGGCGGGGCACCCGTTCTGCCTCTGCGCCTGCTGA